GCCACGCCTTCCGCCTGGGGCCGGTCGAGCAGTACCAGATGCAGCAGCCGGCCGTCGCCGGCGCCGAGGTCGAGGATGCGCATCGCCTGTGGCGGCATAAACGAAAGCAGCACGGCTTCACCCTCCGTGCGGTGGGGGATGGTGTCGGCTTTCGCGAGGTAGTTGAGCGCGTACTCGGCCCGGGCGTATTCCTGGATCATATGGTGACTCGGATTGCCAGCCTGTGGGTGATTAACGGGAGGGAATGATGATCAGCTCCTCCTGCGGTGGGGTGAGCCACTCCGCGCCTGTGTCGGTGATGACGACCATCTCCTCGACAGACAGGGTTTTGGTGGTGGAGTCGGACAGTGCCCACGAGAAAAACCCGTCGAACGCGAAGGTCATGCCCGGTCGCAGCTCGGTGAGTTGCCGGCCCGCCGGCGTGCGGCCGAGCTGTCCGCCCCCGAGGCTCGGGCCCATGTCGTGCGCCCAGTAGCCTACGGGGTGCCCGGTGCTCCACATCACGGGCAACGAGCCGGCGGCTTCCATCACCCGCCGCTGGGCGGCATCGACTTCAAAGCCCCGGGCGCCGGGTCTCATGGCCTCGAACGCGGCGCGGCTGCCGTCGCGGGCGGCTTCCCACATCGCGAGGGCCTCGGCCGGGGCTTCGGTCTCGCCCGGGGCGAGCACGTAGGCGAATCGCTGGATGTCCGTCACCCACATCCCGTGCACCTTGATGCCAAAATCCGTCTGGATAAAATCTCCCGGCTGGATGACGCGGTCGGTGGGATGGGAGTGGCCCCGGTCGATGCCGGAGTTCACGGCCGGGTTCTGATCCGGCGCCCAGCCGTCCTCGACGCCGTGGGCCGCCATGCGGGCTTCGAGGAAGTCGGCGATGTCCCGGTCGGTCGTGACGCCCGGGGTGGCGGCGGCGTAGGCCTCCACCTCCCATTGCGCCGTGAGGGCCGCGGCGCGGCGCATGATGTCCACCTCCGCCGGCGTCTTGACAGAGAGCCACTCGACAATCAACGGCTCGGCGGAGGTCGTCTGCGCCATCCACTCCGGCCCCAGGCCGGCCGTCATCGCGAGGAACTGGGTGTGGGAAAGGCCGTC
The nucleotide sequence above comes from Rhodothermales bacterium. Encoded proteins:
- a CDS encoding M24 family metallopeptidase — protein: MYMVIILLLLAGCATPSAPEPERPFTGDPWPEIRRERIRALLPEAMDRTGVDAWIVVCRENDNDPMARHVGCENAGGQAGFLFFRTPAGVSPYAISPQGESTALAELKEHEEVLVIERGTDIWDHTRALLTRFGSTAIAINSGASPVADGLSHTQFLAMTAGLGPEWMAQTTSAEPLIVEWLSVKTPAEVDIMRRAAALTAQWEVEAYAAATPGVTTDRDIADFLEARMAAHGVEDGWAPDQNPAVNSGIDRGHSHPTDRVIQPGDFIQTDFGIKVHGMWVTDIQRFAYVLAPGETEAPAEALAMWEAARDGSRAAFEAMRPGARGFEVDAAQRRVMEAAGSLPVMWSTGHPVGYWAHDMGPSLGGGQLGRTPAGRQLTELRPGMTFAFDGFFSWALSDSTTKTLSVEEMVVITDTGAEWLTPPQEELIIIPSR